In a single window of the Magnetofaba australis IT-1 genome:
- the holA gene encoding DNA polymerase III subunit delta — MKLKEQELAGRLKKGETPCVVLLFGAEQGRIARQAQALSLWALGGDADADFDAESFQAGELKDDDAISRFSSSLRALPFLAPRRLVRLKEAHTLPAAAREELKLYLKDPADSTLLLITAGELEAKNAVRKTVEGMDAGWAAPFYPLEGAAFTQWIEQTLRASGFAPERDALELLTELLTGDTRAAEPELEKLKNYVGEPGPVLVSDVAAVVSNASLHSGFELVAQLVAGNAPAALNTMARLWEHDAEPIPLLGLIAARIRRIAIAQTLLAEGAQPKSIAGKLRIFWKEQDAFFAQCRQLSPRLLAAALEQCLEADKGLKGMDGRPPEQVMESLVMALASLFGARGRPQSGSGSSRRG; from the coding sequence ATGAAGCTCAAAGAGCAGGAGCTGGCCGGACGCCTGAAGAAAGGCGAAACGCCGTGCGTGGTGTTGCTGTTTGGGGCGGAGCAGGGGCGCATTGCGCGTCAGGCCCAGGCGCTCTCCCTGTGGGCGCTGGGCGGCGACGCCGACGCTGATTTCGACGCCGAGAGCTTTCAAGCGGGGGAGCTTAAGGATGACGACGCCATCTCCCGCTTCTCCTCCAGCCTGCGCGCGCTGCCGTTTCTGGCGCCGCGCCGGTTGGTGCGTCTGAAAGAGGCGCACACCCTGCCCGCCGCTGCGCGCGAAGAGCTCAAACTCTATTTAAAAGATCCCGCCGACAGCACCCTGCTGCTGATCACCGCCGGCGAACTCGAAGCCAAGAACGCGGTGCGCAAAACCGTGGAGGGGATGGACGCCGGATGGGCGGCGCCGTTCTATCCATTGGAGGGGGCGGCGTTTACCCAGTGGATCGAACAGACTCTGCGCGCCAGCGGCTTCGCGCCGGAGCGCGACGCCCTGGAGCTGCTCACCGAACTGCTCACTGGCGACACCCGCGCCGCCGAACCGGAGTTGGAGAAGCTCAAGAACTATGTGGGCGAGCCGGGTCCGGTGCTTGTGAGCGATGTGGCGGCGGTGGTGAGCAACGCCTCACTGCACAGCGGGTTTGAACTGGTGGCGCAACTGGTGGCTGGCAATGCCCCCGCCGCGCTCAACACCATGGCGCGGTTGTGGGAGCACGACGCCGAACCAATCCCCCTGCTGGGGCTCATCGCCGCGCGCATCCGTCGCATCGCCATTGCGCAGACGCTGCTGGCCGAGGGCGCACAGCCCAAGTCCATTGCGGGAAAATTGCGCATCTTCTGGAAGGAGCAGGACGCCTTTTTCGCCCAGTGCCGACAGCTCTCGCCCCGGCTGTTGGCGGCGGCGCTGGAGCAGTGTCTGGAGGCCGACAAAGGGCTCAAAGGGATGGATGGCCGTCCGCCGGAGCAGGTGATGGAGAGCCTGGTTATGGCGCTGGCGTCGCTGTTTGGCGCTCGCGGGCGTCCGCAATCCGGTTCCGGTAGCTCCAGAAGAGGATAA